The following proteins are encoded in a genomic region of Bacillus sp. Marseille-Q1617:
- the spoIIP gene encoding stage II sporulation protein P — protein MRSYKATNYVVAVNMTNIFKWVIIIVMAMLSIFSVTGILTSMKPEYRITSDSINHAASGVKGEVLYKLFALENRSYNSILQGEEKELPNISSLLFSVATNVSFDDPRSLLGRELPGFSIFDGNILVAGEGTDFTNMPIESVPPKEALDSENEAQLKNVEGINKGEENRDAGKSVLTTGDKKTVHLYFTHTRESYLPYLDGVTAPDSAMHSKINVTKVGDMLKSDLEQLGIGTSIDKTDVIQKLNEKGLDYFSAYQESRPLVQTAMTNNKDLLYLIDIHRDSQRKNVTTMEINGKSYAKLAFVVGEEHPNYEQNLKVATELHKLLESKYKGLSRGVISKKGSGTNGKFNQDLSGNALLLEFGGVDNTFEELQRSSIAFADIFADYYWQAEKVDHHLSPEPVRQ, from the coding sequence ATGAGATCGTATAAAGCCACTAATTATGTAGTAGCGGTTAATATGACGAACATTTTTAAATGGGTCATTATTATAGTGATGGCCATGCTTTCGATCTTTTCAGTAACAGGAATTCTGACCTCGATGAAGCCCGAATATAGAATTACATCAGATTCAATAAATCATGCGGCTTCCGGTGTGAAGGGGGAAGTTCTTTATAAATTGTTTGCCCTGGAAAACAGGTCTTATAACAGCATTTTACAAGGGGAAGAGAAAGAACTTCCTAATATATCATCTCTACTATTCAGTGTGGCGACAAACGTCAGCTTTGACGATCCGAGGAGTCTGCTGGGAAGGGAGCTGCCGGGTTTTTCAATCTTTGATGGAAATATCCTGGTGGCTGGCGAAGGTACCGATTTTACGAATATGCCGATTGAATCAGTTCCTCCGAAAGAAGCGCTCGATTCAGAGAATGAAGCGCAGCTGAAAAACGTAGAAGGAATCAACAAAGGCGAGGAGAACAGAGATGCAGGTAAATCCGTTCTGACCACGGGGGATAAAAAAACGGTGCATCTCTACTTTACCCATACAAGGGAATCCTATCTCCCGTATTTGGATGGAGTAACAGCTCCCGACTCCGCCATGCACTCCAAGATCAATGTCACAAAAGTCGGCGATATGTTGAAGTCAGACCTGGAACAGCTGGGAATCGGCACAAGTATCGATAAAACAGATGTGATTCAAAAACTGAATGAAAAAGGGCTGGATTATTTTAGTGCTTACCAGGAATCCCGGCCTTTGGTCCAGACAGCGATGACAAACAATAAAGACTTATTATACTTGATTGATATCCACAGGGATTCGCAAAGAAAAAACGTCACCACGATGGAGATAAATGGGAAGTCGTATGCCAAGCTGGCCTTTGTGGTAGGTGAAGAACATCCAAACTATGAACAGAATCTGAAGGTTGCAACAGAGCTCCATAAACTCCTCGAATCGAAATACAAGGGGCTCTCGAGAGGAGTCATTTCTAAAAAGGGTAGCGGTACAAACGGTAAATTCAATCAGGACCTTTCCGGTAATGCCTTGCTTCTTGAATTTGGCGGGGTCGATAACACGTTTGAAGAGCTTCAGCGTTCTTCTATCGCTTTTGCTGACATATTCGCTGACTATTATTGGCAGGCGGAAAAGGTAGATCATCATCTTTCTCCGGAGCCGGTAAGGCAGTAA
- the lepA gene encoding translation elongation factor 4 — MNREEKLKRQSRIRNFSIIAHIDHGKSTLADRILEKTKALTAREMKEQLLDSMDLERERGITIKLNSVQLKYQAKDGEEYIFHLIDTPGHVDFTYEVSRSLAACEGAVLVVDAAQGIEAQTLANVYLALDNDLEILPVINKIDLPAADPERVRQEVEDVIGLDASEAVLASAKAGIGIEEILEQVVEKVPAPQGDPDAPLKALIFDSLYDAYRGVVAYIRVMEGSVKVGDKVRMMATGKEFEVTEVGVFTPKATGLQELTVGDVGYLTAAIKNVGDTRVGDTITLAKNPAQEALPGYRRLNPMVYCGLYPIDSNRYNDLREALEKLELNDSALQYEPETSQALGFGFRCGFLGLLHMEIIQERIEREFKIDLITTAPSVIYHVQLTDGEEVKVDNPSMMPDPQKVDFVEEPYVKATVMVPNDYVGAVMELCQGKRGNFIDMQYMDDTRVNIVYELPLAEIVYDFFDQLKSSTKGYASFDYELIGYKESKLVKMDILLNSENVDALSFIVHRDFAYERGKLIVEKLKDLIPRQHFEVPIQAAIGQKIVARSTIKAMRKNVLAKCYGGDISRKRKLLEKQKEGKKRMKSVGSVEVPQEAFMAVLKMDDSEKK; from the coding sequence ATGAACCGTGAAGAAAAATTGAAAAGACAATCCAGAATTAGAAACTTCTCTATCATTGCTCATATAGATCATGGTAAATCGACGCTTGCCGATCGTATTTTGGAGAAAACAAAAGCGTTGACGGCACGTGAAATGAAAGAGCAATTGCTAGATTCAATGGACTTGGAAAGAGAGCGTGGAATCACGATTAAATTGAATTCCGTGCAGTTGAAATATCAAGCGAAAGATGGCGAAGAATATATTTTCCATTTGATTGATACACCGGGACATGTCGATTTTACATACGAAGTATCCCGGAGTTTAGCAGCTTGTGAAGGAGCGGTACTTGTAGTCGATGCTGCTCAGGGCATCGAAGCCCAGACCCTTGCCAATGTTTATTTGGCACTTGATAATGACTTGGAAATACTTCCGGTCATCAATAAGATCGACCTTCCTGCAGCAGATCCTGAGCGGGTGCGTCAGGAAGTGGAAGACGTGATCGGACTTGACGCATCAGAAGCAGTACTGGCTTCCGCAAAAGCAGGAATCGGGATTGAAGAAATATTGGAGCAGGTCGTGGAAAAGGTGCCTGCACCACAGGGAGATCCCGATGCCCCGTTAAAAGCATTGATCTTTGATTCCCTATATGATGCGTATAGAGGGGTTGTTGCCTATATCCGTGTGATGGAAGGAAGCGTCAAAGTCGGGGACAAGGTCCGTATGATGGCGACAGGAAAAGAGTTTGAAGTAACGGAAGTGGGTGTATTTACACCAAAAGCAACGGGACTTCAAGAACTGACGGTCGGTGATGTAGGGTACTTGACTGCAGCGATTAAGAATGTGGGAGATACCCGAGTAGGGGATACAATCACCCTTGCTAAAAATCCTGCACAGGAAGCGCTGCCGGGTTACCGCCGCTTAAATCCAATGGTATATTGCGGTCTGTATCCAATCGACTCTAATCGCTATAACGACCTTAGAGAAGCACTGGAAAAACTTGAATTGAACGACTCTGCTCTTCAATATGAGCCGGAAACTTCCCAGGCGCTGGGCTTTGGTTTCCGCTGTGGATTCCTGGGGCTGCTTCATATGGAGATCATCCAGGAGCGTATCGAACGTGAATTCAAAATCGATCTGATCACGACTGCACCGAGCGTAATCTATCATGTGCAGCTTACAGACGGTGAAGAAGTGAAGGTTGATAATCCATCCATGATGCCCGATCCGCAAAAAGTCGATTTTGTAGAAGAACCTTACGTTAAAGCGACGGTAATGGTTCCGAACGATTATGTAGGAGCCGTAATGGAGCTTTGCCAAGGCAAGCGGGGCAACTTCATTGACATGCAATACATGGATGATACCCGTGTCAATATTGTGTATGAACTTCCGCTCGCGGAGATTGTGTACGATTTCTTCGATCAATTGAAGTCAAGCACAAAAGGGTACGCCTCTTTTGATTATGAATTGATCGGCTATAAGGAATCGAAACTTGTGAAGATGGACATATTGCTAAACTCTGAAAATGTAGATGCGTTGAGCTTTATCGTTCACAGGGATTTTGCTTACGAACGCGGGAAACTAATTGTTGAAAAACTGAAGGATCTCATTCCGAGACAACACTTCGAAGTGCCTATTCAAGCGGCAATCGGTCAAAAGATTGTAGCGAGGTCTACGATTAAAGCCATGCGTAAGAACGTACTTGCTAAGTGTTACGGCGGTGACATCTCACGAAAACGTAAACTTCTTGAGAAACAAAAAGAAGGTAAAAAACGGATGAAATCAGTCGGATCCGTTGAAGTTCCACAGGAAGCCTTCATGGCGGTCCTGAAGATGGACGATTCTGAAAAGAAATAG
- a CDS encoding DUF3679 domain-containing protein, with translation MSKFIMKCVVLICCLFVGVLIGMQHANKGIVEMKGHEKESFSSPVGMTQDNEGNVEATFLGKEVESQTLAEKKEKLEEMKAFNAFSSIGKALAGFIEGITTKIVEFIASLI, from the coding sequence ATGAGTAAATTTATCATGAAGTGCGTCGTTCTGATATGTTGTTTGTTTGTAGGTGTACTGATCGGCATGCAGCACGCAAACAAAGGGATTGTCGAAATGAAAGGCCATGAAAAAGAATCGTTCTCTTCCCCTGTAGGAATGACCCAGGATAACGAAGGCAATGTAGAAGCAACATTTCTTGGTAAAGAGGTCGAAAGCCAGACCCTGGCCGAGAAAAAAGAGAAGCTGGAAGAGATGAAAGCCTTCAACGCCTTTTCATCAATAGGAAAAGCCCTCGCCGGCTTTATTGAAGGCATAACCACAAAAATCGTAGAATTCATAGCCTCATTGATCTGA
- the hemW gene encoding radical SAM family heme chaperone HemW, producing MSVEKEGLKLAKSAYIHIPFCEHICHYCDFNKVFMQGQPVDEYLEMLGREMRQRVNKNNELDTIFVGGGTPTALSANQLDKLCREINENLPFSQGEFTFEANPGDLTEDKLRVLKEHGVNRLSFGVQSFNDELLKGIGRSHKSKDVYSSVESAQKVGFTNISIDLIYSLPKQTEEDFRDTLTKALELELPHYSAYSLIVEPKTVFYNLMRKGKLSLPSQEQEAAMYEVLIETMEKYGINQYEISNFAKKGYESKHNLVYWDNNEYYGLGAGAHGYINGVRYSNFGPLKKYMEPISAGALPTIQEHKVTREEMMEEEMFLGLRKVEGVSKSAFSEKFGCSIESVFQSSLEEMQNRNLLLVDDQHVALTKQGRFLGNEVFQAFLGVI from the coding sequence ATGAGTGTTGAAAAGGAGGGATTGAAGTTGGCGAAATCAGCTTACATCCATATACCGTTCTGCGAACATATCTGCCACTATTGCGATTTTAATAAAGTATTCATGCAGGGACAGCCTGTTGATGAATATCTCGAAATGCTGGGACGGGAAATGAGGCAGCGGGTAAATAAAAATAATGAACTAGACACGATTTTCGTTGGCGGCGGTACCCCTACTGCACTGAGTGCCAACCAATTGGATAAGCTGTGCAGGGAAATCAACGAAAATCTGCCGTTTTCACAAGGGGAGTTCACATTTGAAGCGAACCCTGGAGATTTAACGGAAGACAAACTCAGAGTTTTGAAAGAACATGGCGTCAACCGGTTAAGCTTCGGCGTCCAGTCATTCAATGATGAACTGCTGAAGGGAATCGGCAGAAGCCACAAGAGTAAGGATGTGTATTCCTCTGTGGAATCGGCTCAGAAAGTCGGTTTTACAAACATCAGCATTGATTTGATCTACAGTCTGCCGAAGCAGACGGAAGAAGATTTCAGGGACACACTTACAAAAGCTCTTGAACTTGAACTCCCTCACTATTCAGCATACTCGCTCATCGTAGAGCCAAAGACCGTTTTCTATAACCTGATGCGCAAGGGCAAACTATCGCTTCCATCACAGGAACAGGAAGCGGCTATGTATGAAGTGCTGATTGAAACGATGGAGAAATACGGGATCAATCAATATGAAATCAGTAACTTTGCGAAAAAAGGCTATGAAAGCAAACACAACCTTGTTTACTGGGACAACAATGAATATTATGGTTTAGGTGCCGGCGCACACGGATATATAAACGGAGTACGTTATTCAAACTTCGGTCCGCTGAAAAAATACATGGAGCCTATTTCCGCCGGGGCCCTGCCGACAATCCAGGAACACAAAGTCACACGCGAAGAAATGATGGAAGAAGAAATGTTCCTCGGCCTCCGAAAAGTAGAAGGAGTCAGCAAATCGGCTTTCTCAGAGAAATTCGGCTGCTCAATCGAATCCGTCTTCCAGTCTTCATTAGAAGAAATGCAGAACCGCAACCTCCTGCTCGTAGACGATCAACATGTCGCGTTGACAAAACAGGGACGATTCCTGGGCAACGAAGTCTTTCAAGCTTTCTTGGGTGTGATCTAA